The following are encoded in a window of Sminthopsis crassicaudata isolate SCR6 chromosome 3, ASM4859323v1, whole genome shotgun sequence genomic DNA:
- the GFY gene encoding LOW QUALITY PROTEIN: Golgi-associated olfactory signaling regulator (The sequence of the model RefSeq protein was modified relative to this genomic sequence to represent the inferred CDS: inserted 1 base in 1 codon): MRSLGLLFVFLLLYLSSPGSEAAPSVPPPPEPSKPYHAEVLGATSPPEPPAPTPQQSESTEVPPSIPPETSPAESYESPGPATPGLGQPELPAVSDPVPPRPSQPESQDPLETLHLGAPTSDSAEPPEARSSPDPDLSEAPTSVPPEASDTPLKASAPVPPRAPKHEPSGMPRPASGTPSSEPPEPMHPETPEPPEVPHLDSSVVLPSEGPETPPPESRAIPSPALPEVLRLESAAPTGASSPQLANDSGTPETPRQESRQPGPQASEGPQNPVPAAARLLEPPPPPAPPARARALPRRHGDTVNTIIVVERVQETGVTLVGRPRGAGGGXLCLFLAGAGLLLGVFLLLWCLYRRAARSRPFGHHRLPNDSDEPALHLDAPKDPYDLHFYAPDAWVPSHIATKQPPGTPPLPPKLPPPPGRISSPPRLEPLSPAALPNNFM; this comes from the exons ATGAGATCTCTGGGGCTCCTCttcgtcttcctcctcctctatctGAGCTCCCCAGGTTCGGAGGCCGCCCCCTCAGTTCCGCCGCCTCCGGAGCCCTCGAAGCCATACCACGCGGAGGTCCTCGGAGCGACCTCCCCTCCAGAGCCTCCCGCCCCGACCCCCCAGCAGTCAGAATCGACAGAAGTCCCCCCTTCTATCCCCCCCGAAACTTCCCCAGCAGAATCCTATGAAAGCCCGGGCCCTGCTACTCCTGGGCTTGGACAGCCAGAATTGCCGGCAGTCTCGGACCCTGTCCCGCCACGACCTTCTCAGCCAGAGTCCCAAGACCCCCTTGAGACTTTACATCTAGGAGCTCCCACTTCTGACTCAGCCGAACCCCCAGAGGCCCGTTCGAGCCCCGATCCCGATCTCTCCGAGGCCCCCACCTCTGTACCCCCAGAAGCCTCCGACACCCCTCTGAAAGCTTCCGCCCCAGTGCCCCCCCGTGCCCCGAAGCATGAGCCCTCGGGGATGCCCCGTCCAGCTTCTGGGACCCCCAGCTCCGAGCCCCCAGAACCTATGCACCCAGAAACTCCTGAGCCCCCAGAGGTGCCGCATCTAGACTCCTCCGTCGTTCTTCCCTCTGAGGGCCCAGAAACCCCTCCCCCAGAATCCCGGGCCATCCCCAGCCCTGCCCTTCCAGAAGTGCTCCGTTTGGAGTCAGCGGCCCCCACCGGGGCCAGCTCTCCACAACTGGCTAACGACTCTGGGACCCCCGAGACACCGCGCCAAGAATCCCGTCAGCCGGGCCCCCAAGCCTCTGAAGGCCCTCAGAACCCAGTCCCCGCAGCCGCCCGGCTCCTGGAGCCCCCGCCTCCGCCTGCTCCTCCAGCTCGGGCCAGAGCGCTTCCGCGGCGCCATGGAGACACCGTGAACACCATCATCGTGGTGGAGAGAGTTCAGGAGACTG GTGTGACCCTGGTGGGAAGGCCTCGGGGCGCGGGAGGCG CCCTGTGCCTCTTCCTGGCCGGGGCCGGGCTCCTGCTCGGAGTTTTCCTGCTGCTTTGGTGTCTGTACCGCCGGGCTGCACGTTCGAGACCCTTCGGTCACCACCGGCTGCCGAATGACAGCGATGAGCCGG CTCTCCACCTGGACGCCCCGAAGGATCCTTATGACCTCCACTTTTACGCTCCGGACGCCTGGGTTCCCTCCCACATCGCCACCAAGCAGCCGCCCGGCACCCCCCCTCTGCCTCCCAAGCTGCCCCCGCCCCCGGGCAGGATCTCCTCGCCGCCGCGCCTGGAGCCCCTCTCCCCCGCCGCTCTGCCCAACAACTTCATGTGA
- the PTH2 gene encoding tuberoinfundibular peptide of 39 residues yields MGSSESRGPRRRGPLLLLLLLLLLPPGIPGAPGALPARPDSPSSWFPWVPPPASLTLRDRSLQLTGEAGPSRAPGRRPQTEPRPQGPSASAGPQRRLVVADDAAFRERARLLAALERRRWLNSYMHKLLVVSDAAAD; encoded by the exons ATGGGGAGCTCCGAGAGCCGGGGGCCCCGCCGGCGCgggccgctgctgctgctgctgctgctgctgctgctgccgcctgGGATCCCCGGCGCCCCCGGGGCTCTTCCGGCCCGGCCCGACAGCCCCAG CTCGTGGTTCCCGTGGGTGCCGCCACCCGCGTCTCTGACCCTGCGGGACCGGAGCCTTCAGCTGACGGGGGAGGCGGGCCCCTCCCGGGCCCCCGGACGCCGGCCCCAGACCGAGCCCCGGCCCCAGGGCCCCTCCGCGAGCGCCGGCCCCCAAAGGCGCCTGGTGGTGGCGGACGACGCGGCGTTCCGGGAGCGCGCTCGCCTGCTGGCCGCCCTGGAGCGGCGCCGCTGGCTCAACTCGTACATGCACAAGCTCCTGGTGGTCAGCGACGCGGCCGCCGACTGA